The following coding sequences are from one Pseudonocardia sp. HH130630-07 window:
- a CDS encoding carbohydrate kinase family protein yields the protein MTDRSHRTVAVLGPIPRDHVTTHRGEVFDSYGCVTYTTAALAALLGPDDRVVPVVHVRREDQQVIEDLLGELGNVDLSLVRSHADRGDVIDLTYLDQNRREELQAGFMPPITAEDVAPVIGADAFVCVPITDYEVPVATLAHLRQHGTGTILLDGHGPTVSVAPGGRRTRRLWIDRDQWLPHVDILKMNLEEAGRSWFPSPGGDPAAVGAPLPRAELPRFAEHCIDRGVRAVCVTLDEDGCALYERGPDGAVREHLVPRIEVPDVVDTTGCGDSFAAGLAYGHLQFADFVAAARYGNAMGAQRASGPGLDVYLDLERTARQVRSAYGPAVVR from the coding sequence ATGACCGACCGGTCCCATCGCACGGTCGCGGTGCTCGGCCCGATCCCCCGCGACCACGTCACCACCCACCGCGGCGAGGTGTTCGACTCCTACGGCTGCGTCACCTACACGACGGCGGCCCTGGCGGCGCTGCTCGGCCCGGACGACCGGGTCGTCCCGGTCGTCCACGTCCGCAGGGAGGACCAGCAGGTGATCGAGGACCTGCTCGGCGAGCTCGGCAACGTCGACCTGTCCCTCGTGCGGTCGCACGCCGACCGCGGCGATGTCATCGACCTGACCTACCTCGACCAGAACCGGCGCGAGGAGCTGCAGGCGGGCTTCATGCCCCCGATCACCGCAGAGGACGTCGCACCGGTGATCGGTGCCGACGCGTTCGTCTGCGTGCCGATCACCGACTACGAGGTGCCCGTGGCCACCCTCGCGCACCTGCGGCAGCACGGCACGGGGACGATCCTGCTCGACGGCCACGGGCCCACGGTCAGCGTCGCGCCGGGCGGCCGCCGGACCCGGCGACTGTGGATCGACCGCGACCAGTGGCTGCCGCACGTCGACATCCTCAAGATGAACCTGGAGGAGGCGGGCCGCAGCTGGTTCCCGTCCCCGGGCGGTGACCCGGCCGCGGTCGGGGCGCCGCTCCCGCGTGCGGAGCTGCCGAGGTTCGCCGAGCACTGCATCGACCGGGGAGTCCGGGCCGTCTGCGTGACGCTCGACGAGGACGGCTGCGCCCTGTACGAGCGGGGCCCCGACGGCGCGGTGCGGGAGCACCTCGTCCCGCGGATCGAGGTTCCGGACGTCGTGGACACCACCGGGTGCGGGGACTCGTTCGCCGCCGGTCTCGCGTACGGCCACCTGCAGTTCGCCGACTTCGTGGCCGCGGCGCGGTACGGCAACGCGATGGGCGCGCAGCGTGCCTCCGGGCCGGGCCTCGACGTCTACCTCGATCTGGAG
- a CDS encoding sugar porter family MFS transporter, producing the protein MSEHGPISEEPSIFDGDDESSGRGVVRIASVAALGGLLFGYDSAVINGATSSIKEIFAISEAALGFAVASALLGAALGAFLAGRIADRIGRLQVMKIAAVLFFVSAIVTGIAPNLELVIIGRVVGGFGVGIASVIAPAYIAETSPARIRGRLGSLQQLAIVGGIFLSLLIDWVLAELAGGASEPLWFGLEAWRWMFLCMAVPAVVYGVLAGTIPESPRFLIAQQRIPEARKVLTALLGEKNLEITIDRIRATTTDGAAKPSWRDLRRPGGGLWPVVWIGLFLSIFQQAVGINVIFYYSNDLWQAVGFEESASFGISVFTSVVNIATTLIAIALVDRIGRRPLLLIGSALMTVALGAMAVCFATAGTDAAGDLELTGAAGPIALVAANLFVIGFGMSWGPVVWVLLGEMFPNRIRAAGLSLAAAGQWTTNWLITVSFPSLASFSLGFAYGLYTLFAVLSLLFVVRFVSETKGRSLEDMEAGMRPAPEPGTA; encoded by the coding sequence ATGAGCGAACACGGTCCGATCAGTGAGGAGCCGTCGATCTTCGACGGCGACGACGAGAGCAGCGGGAGGGGAGTGGTCCGGATCGCGTCGGTCGCGGCGCTGGGCGGCCTCCTCTTCGGCTACGACAGCGCCGTCATCAACGGCGCCACCAGTTCCATCAAGGAGATCTTCGCGATCAGTGAGGCCGCGCTGGGCTTCGCGGTGGCCTCGGCGCTGCTCGGGGCGGCGCTCGGTGCGTTCCTGGCGGGCCGCATCGCGGACCGCATCGGCCGGCTGCAGGTCATGAAGATCGCGGCGGTGCTGTTCTTCGTGAGCGCCATCGTCACCGGAATCGCGCCGAACCTCGAACTCGTCATCATCGGGCGGGTCGTCGGTGGATTCGGCGTCGGTATCGCGTCGGTCATCGCGCCCGCCTACATCGCGGAGACCTCGCCGGCCCGCATCCGGGGCCGGCTCGGCTCGCTGCAGCAACTGGCGATCGTCGGCGGGATCTTCCTGTCCCTGCTGATCGACTGGGTGCTGGCCGAGCTGGCGGGTGGCGCGAGCGAACCGCTCTGGTTCGGGCTGGAGGCCTGGCGCTGGATGTTCCTGTGCATGGCGGTCCCGGCCGTCGTCTACGGGGTCCTGGCCGGCACGATCCCGGAATCGCCGCGGTTCCTCATCGCCCAGCAGCGGATCCCCGAGGCCCGCAAGGTCCTGACCGCTCTGCTCGGCGAGAAGAACCTCGAGATCACGATCGACCGGATCCGGGCGACCACGACCGACGGCGCGGCCAAGCCGTCCTGGCGGGACCTGCGGCGGCCCGGCGGCGGGCTCTGGCCGGTCGTCTGGATCGGGCTGTTCCTCTCGATCTTCCAGCAGGCCGTCGGCATCAACGTGATCTTCTACTACTCGAACGACCTCTGGCAGGCGGTGGGCTTCGAGGAGAGCGCCTCCTTCGGCATCAGCGTCTTCACCTCGGTCGTCAACATCGCGACGACCCTCATTGCGATCGCGCTGGTCGACCGGATCGGGCGACGGCCGCTGCTGCTGATCGGCTCGGCCCTGATGACGGTCGCGCTCGGTGCGATGGCCGTCTGCTTCGCGACGGCGGGGACCGACGCCGCGGGTGACCTCGAACTGACCGGCGCGGCCGGCCCGATCGCGCTGGTCGCCGCGAACCTGTTCGTCATCGGGTTCGGCATGTCCTGGGGCCCGGTGGTGTGGGTGCTGCTCGGGGAGATGTTCCCGAACCGGATCCGGGCGGCCGGCCTGTCGCTGGCCGCGGCCGGCCAGTGGACGACGAACTGGCTGATCACGGTGTCCTTCCCGTCGCTGGCCTCCTTCTCCCTCGGCTTCGCCTACGGCCTGTACACGCTGTTCGCGGTGCTCTCCCTGCTGTTCGTCGTGCGGTTCGTGAGCGAGACGAAGGGACGTTCGCTGGAGGACATGGAGGCCGGGATGCGCCCGGCGCCCGAGCCCGGCACCGCCTGA
- a CDS encoding ROK family transcriptional regulator, producing MPDPSPADRPGSQAALRRANRDRVLAGLRTAGEAPTQADLVRRTGLAPATVSTIVRDLRRDGLVTVAEVGRRRRVRLRAGAAGVAVGVDYGHRHVTVATAGADGLITAERRAELAPGLPARDGLALAAGLLGEVLAELGAGIDDLAGIGMGLPAPIDTRTGGVGSLTILPTWVGLPAARLAAEAFGRPVVVDNDANLGALAEQRWGRGSGVDALVYLKLSEGVGAGLIMDGRLYRGPAGTAGEIGHTTVDEFGALCRCGNRGCLETLIAARHVADLLRPLLERDVAIGEVVARARAGERAFARVINDVGLRVGAAIADVCNMLNPQMIVVGGELAQADDLLLEPIRQVVSRRGIPSATDQARLTTAGLGARAHVLGAAAVALEGANHIPSSFAERTV from the coding sequence ATGCCCGACCCGTCCCCGGCCGACCGCCCCGGCTCGCAGGCCGCGCTCCGCCGTGCCAACCGGGACCGGGTACTGGCCGGGCTGCGGACGGCGGGGGAGGCGCCGACCCAGGCCGATCTCGTCCGCCGGACCGGCCTCGCGCCGGCCACCGTCTCCACGATCGTCCGTGACCTGCGGCGGGACGGCCTCGTCACCGTCGCCGAGGTGGGCCGACGGCGCCGGGTCCGGCTGCGGGCGGGGGCCGCAGGCGTCGCGGTCGGCGTCGACTACGGGCACCGGCACGTGACCGTCGCGACGGCGGGCGCCGACGGGCTGATCACCGCCGAGCGCCGCGCGGAGCTGGCGCCCGGCCTGCCGGCCCGGGACGGCCTGGCACTCGCGGCGGGCCTGCTGGGAGAGGTGCTGGCCGAGCTCGGCGCCGGGATCGACGACCTGGCCGGGATCGGTATGGGGCTGCCGGCGCCGATCGACACCCGGACCGGCGGGGTCGGCTCGCTCACGATCCTGCCGACCTGGGTCGGGTTGCCGGCGGCCCGGCTGGCCGCGGAGGCGTTCGGCCGGCCGGTGGTGGTCGACAACGACGCCAACCTCGGCGCCCTCGCCGAGCAGCGGTGGGGTCGCGGGTCCGGGGTGGACGCCCTGGTCTACCTGAAGCTCTCCGAGGGCGTCGGAGCCGGGTTGATCATGGACGGGCGGCTGTACCGCGGCCCCGCCGGGACGGCCGGCGAGATCGGGCACACCACCGTCGACGAGTTCGGGGCGCTGTGCCGGTGCGGGAACCGGGGCTGTCTGGAGACGCTGATCGCGGCCCGGCACGTGGCGGACCTGCTGCGCCCGCTGCTCGAGCGGGACGTGGCGATCGGCGAGGTCGTCGCGCGGGCCCGGGCCGGTGAACGCGCCTTCGCCCGGGTGATCAACGACGTCGGCCTGCGGGTCGGGGCGGCGATCGCCGACGTCTGCAACATGCTCAACCCGCAGATGATCGTCGTGGGGGGCGAGCTGGCCCAGGCCGACGACCTGCTGCTGGAACCGATCCGGCAGGTGGTCTCCCGGCGGGGGATCCCGAGCGCGACCGACCAGGCGCGGCTGACCACGGCCGGGCTCGGCGCGCGGGCACACGTACTCGGTGCGGCTGCTGTCGCCCTGGAGGGGGCGAACCACATCCCATCGTCGTTCGCCGAACGAACGGTATAG
- a CDS encoding alpha/beta fold hydrolase, translating to MPYARADGIEIHYDVTGPPAAPTVVLLAGGGAQLVAWHEALVALLVAEGLRVVRLDNRDTGRSQRFGGPADVDGGYELSDMGDDVVRVLDDLDVAAGHLVGHSMGAMIAQSAAIDHPARVRSLGLLSSIPGRDPRYVLHGDRPELRVAPPRRSRAEAVDAAVESSRPSGTPRYRWQHEWLRWVAGEAYDRGYAPDGYARQWSALRRAPDRLDRLREVTVPTLVVHGRDDDVLHWCAAVDIAEAIAGSELQIHPDTGHLLPWELWPVLVAGVARTVRRGEERAARRDP from the coding sequence GTGCCGTACGCGAGGGCTGACGGGATCGAGATCCACTACGACGTGACGGGCCCGCCGGCGGCGCCGACGGTCGTGCTCCTGGCCGGGGGCGGGGCCCAGCTGGTCGCGTGGCACGAGGCGCTGGTGGCGCTGCTGGTCGCCGAGGGCCTGCGGGTGGTGCGGCTCGACAACCGCGACACCGGCCGCTCGCAGCGCTTCGGCGGCCCCGCCGACGTCGACGGCGGCTACGAGCTGTCCGACATGGGCGACGACGTCGTGCGGGTGCTCGACGACCTGGACGTGGCCGCCGGTCACCTCGTCGGGCACTCGATGGGGGCGATGATCGCGCAGTCGGCGGCGATCGACCATCCCGCGCGGGTCCGCAGCCTCGGGCTGCTCAGCTCGATCCCGGGCCGCGACCCGCGCTACGTCCTGCACGGCGACCGGCCCGAGCTGCGGGTCGCACCACCGCGCCGGAGCAGGGCCGAGGCCGTCGACGCCGCCGTCGAGTCCTCCCGGCCGTCCGGGACGCCGCGCTACCGCTGGCAGCACGAGTGGCTGCGCTGGGTCGCCGGGGAGGCCTACGACCGCGGCTACGCACCGGACGGCTACGCCCGGCAGTGGTCGGCACTGCGCCGGGCGCCGGACCGGCTGGACCGGCTGCGGGAGGTCACCGTCCCGACGCTGGTCGTGCACGGCCGCGACGACGATGTCCTGCACTGGTGCGCGGCGGTGGACATCGCCGAGGCGATTGCCGGATCGGAGCTGCAGATCCATCCCGACACCGGTCACCTCCTGCCGTGGGAGCTGTGGCCGGTGCTGGTGGCCGGGGTGGCCCGGACGGTGCGCCGCGGCGAGGAGCGGGCGGCCCGCCGGGACCCGTGA
- a CDS encoding ABC transporter ATP-binding protein, with translation MTALEFRDVHVTYGRGRAARPVLDGVDLLVRPGTTHGLVGESGSGKSTLARAAVGLVGVRSGSVLLDGADLTVRSAGTRAARRRVQLVFQDPMAALDPRMPVGASVAEGLLATGARPGRAEREERVRTLLDRVHVDPRRAGELPVSFSGGQRQRITIARALAADPAVLIADEITSALDVSVQGVVLNLLRELQDELALTMLFISHNLAVVRYVSDEVTVLRAGRVVEHGPTASVLDAPADPYTEELLRAVPVLGRPLDLDDDPGR, from the coding sequence GTGACCGCCCTGGAGTTCCGCGACGTGCACGTCACCTACGGCCGCGGCCGCGCGGCCCGCCCGGTCCTCGACGGCGTCGATCTCCTCGTGCGGCCCGGCACCACGCACGGTCTGGTCGGCGAGTCGGGCTCGGGCAAGTCCACCCTGGCCAGGGCCGCCGTCGGTCTCGTCGGCGTCCGGTCCGGTTCCGTCCTGCTCGACGGTGCCGACCTGACCGTCCGGTCCGCCGGCACCCGTGCCGCCCGCCGCCGGGTCCAGCTGGTGTTCCAGGACCCGATGGCGGCGCTCGACCCCCGGATGCCGGTCGGTGCGTCGGTCGCGGAGGGACTCCTGGCCACCGGCGCCCGGCCCGGCCGCGCGGAGCGGGAGGAGCGGGTGCGGACGCTGCTCGACCGGGTGCACGTCGACCCGCGACGGGCGGGCGAGCTGCCGGTCTCGTTCTCCGGCGGGCAGCGCCAGCGGATCACCATCGCGCGCGCACTGGCCGCCGATCCCGCCGTGCTGATCGCCGACGAGATCACCTCGGCGCTGGACGTCTCGGTGCAGGGCGTGGTCCTCAACCTCCTGCGCGAGCTGCAGGACGAGCTGGCGCTGACCATGCTGTTCATCTCGCACAACCTGGCGGTCGTGCGCTACGTCAGCGACGAGGTGACGGTGCTGCGGGCCGGCCGCGTCGTCGAGCACGGACCGACCGCCTCCGTGCTCGACGCGCCCGCCGATCCGTACACCGAGGAGCTGCTGCGCGCCGTGCCGGTCCTGGGCCGGCCGTTGGACCTCGACGACGACCCCGGCCGCTGA
- a CDS encoding dipeptide/oligopeptide/nickel ABC transporter permease/ATP-binding protein: protein MPTTSARLSRTLMTPQGLFVVVGLLAVVVVAVFAEPLLGAAATERNIAERQSPASPEHPFGTDELGRDLLARVLVATRLSVLLTLGATAMSVLGGVVLGVVAALLPRVPRRVVGGFIDLLLSFPWLLLALFFSVIWGATATGAMFAVGLAGVPVFARLVNTLASSVASAEYVHAARMLGSSPLRTAARHVLPNIVPPLVVNTAIHASVTLLSFAALSFLGLGVQAPEYDWGRLLEEGAQRIYTEPMAAVGPGIAIVVTGVVFALLGELLSERRGRGRVVAPGRGSRDGAPAPAAPGEPAVVDVAGLRVAFRGADGAPVERVHGVDLRVGDGEVVGIVGESGSGKSVTAMAVAGLLGPDALVTAGHLRFRGIDMTRAPGPAERRTLGLEQAMIFQDPQSSLNPALQVGLQLREASETHAGDSRAATRRRAVEKLRLVRIDDPERRLRQLPHELSGGMRQRAMIAMGLMGSPRLIVADEPTTALDVTVQRRVLRALRDARRSTGAAILLISHDIALVSGFCDRAVVMREGVVVEELDARRLHEARHWYTRGLIACVPDLGTDRDRPLPVLAPPEPGPLAETRT from the coding sequence GTGCCGACGACGTCCGCGCGGCTGAGCCGCACGCTGATGACCCCGCAGGGCCTGTTCGTCGTGGTGGGGCTGCTCGCCGTGGTCGTAGTCGCGGTGTTCGCGGAGCCGCTGCTCGGTGCGGCCGCGACCGAACGCAACATCGCCGAGCGTCAGTCACCGGCGAGCCCGGAGCACCCTTTCGGCACCGACGAGCTCGGCCGCGACCTGCTGGCCCGGGTGCTCGTGGCCACCCGGCTCTCGGTGCTGCTCACCCTCGGTGCCACGGCGATGTCGGTGCTGGGCGGGGTGGTGCTCGGCGTGGTCGCGGCGCTGCTGCCGCGGGTGCCCCGGCGGGTGGTCGGCGGGTTCATCGACCTGCTGCTGTCGTTCCCCTGGCTGCTGCTCGCGCTGTTCTTCTCGGTGATCTGGGGCGCCACCGCGACCGGGGCGATGTTCGCCGTCGGGCTGGCCGGGGTCCCGGTGTTCGCCCGCCTGGTGAACACCCTGGCGTCCTCGGTGGCGAGTGCGGAGTACGTGCACGCGGCCCGGATGCTGGGCAGCTCGCCGCTGCGCACGGCCGCCCGGCACGTGCTGCCGAACATCGTGCCGCCGCTCGTGGTGAACACCGCGATCCACGCCTCGGTCACCCTGCTGTCGTTCGCGGCACTGTCCTTCCTCGGACTCGGCGTCCAGGCACCGGAGTACGACTGGGGCCGGTTGCTGGAGGAGGGGGCCCAGCGCATCTACACCGAGCCGATGGCGGCGGTCGGGCCCGGCATCGCGATCGTCGTGACCGGGGTGGTGTTCGCCCTGCTCGGTGAGCTGCTCAGCGAGCGGCGCGGCCGCGGGCGGGTCGTCGCGCCGGGCCGTGGGTCACGGGACGGGGCTCCGGCACCCGCCGCACCGGGGGAGCCCGCGGTGGTCGACGTCGCCGGCCTGCGGGTCGCGTTCCGCGGTGCCGACGGTGCGCCGGTGGAACGGGTGCACGGCGTGGACCTGCGGGTCGGCGACGGCGAGGTGGTCGGCATCGTGGGGGAGTCGGGCTCCGGCAAGTCGGTGACCGCGATGGCGGTCGCCGGCCTGCTCGGCCCGGACGCGCTCGTCACCGCCGGGCACCTGCGCTTCCGCGGTATCGACATGACCCGCGCACCCGGACCGGCCGAGCGCCGGACGCTCGGGCTCGAGCAGGCGATGATCTTCCAGGACCCGCAGAGCTCGCTGAACCCCGCCCTGCAGGTCGGGCTGCAGCTGCGCGAGGCGAGCGAGACGCACGCCGGCGACTCCCGCGCCGCGACCCGGCGCCGGGCCGTGGAGAAGCTCCGGCTGGTGCGCATCGACGATCCGGAGCGCCGCCTGCGGCAGTTGCCGCACGAGCTGTCCGGCGGCATGCGCCAGCGGGCGATGATCGCGATGGGCCTGATGGGGTCGCCCCGGCTGATCGTCGCCGACGAGCCGACGACCGCGCTGGACGTGACCGTGCAGCGCCGGGTCCTGCGGGCCCTGCGCGACGCCCGACGCTCCACGGGGGCCGCGATCCTGCTGATCTCGCACGACATCGCACTCGTGAGCGGGTTCTGCGACCGGGCCGTGGTGATGCGCGAGGGCGTCGTCGTCGAGGAGCTGGACGCGCGCCGGCTGCACGAGGCCCGGCACTGGTACACCCGCGGGCTCATCGCCTGCGTACCGGATCTCGGCACCGACCGGGACCGGCCGCTGCCGGTGCTCGCCCCGCCGGAGCCGGGCCCACTCGCGGAGACCCGGACGTGA
- a CDS encoding ABC transporter permease encodes MTGPPAAPVTPPPAVAGRVGRGSPRAAFLLQRLARAGISLAVVLVAVFFLVQLVPGDPVRAALGPTAPPESVTALRVQLGLDLPVGEQFVRYLGGLVTGDMGVSVTSQRPVTAILAERLPTTLLLAVVSFAIAAVGAFPIGVATAVSAYAGRRRTLDLAVSGFLGVLVAIPNFLLAVLLIAVFSVGLGALPPAGWGGPAELVLPVAALAVGPLAYLARLVHVEMLRVLAAPYLTTARSKRLPGRLLHARHALPNIVTASLTAGGVVLTSLVAGTVLVETVFVIPGIGSTIVSSIATRDYPLIQGLVLVYAALVLAANLLIDLALAALDPRSSIAEG; translated from the coding sequence GTGACCGGCCCACCGGCGGCACCGGTGACCCCGCCGCCCGCGGTGGCCGGACGGGTGGGCCGCGGGTCCCCGCGCGCGGCGTTCCTGCTGCAACGGCTGGCCCGGGCCGGCATCTCGCTGGCCGTGGTGCTGGTAGCCGTGTTCTTCCTCGTTCAGCTCGTACCCGGTGACCCGGTACGCGCGGCGCTGGGACCGACGGCGCCGCCGGAGTCGGTGACGGCACTGCGCGTGCAGCTCGGTCTCGACCTGCCGGTCGGAGAGCAGTTCGTGCGCTACCTCGGTGGCCTGGTCACCGGGGACATGGGGGTCTCGGTCACCTCGCAGCGTCCGGTCACCGCGATCCTGGCCGAGCGCCTGCCGACCACGCTGCTGCTCGCGGTGGTGTCGTTCGCGATCGCCGCCGTGGGGGCCTTCCCGATCGGGGTGGCGACCGCCGTCTCCGCGTACGCCGGGCGGCGCCGGACGCTCGACCTCGCGGTCTCGGGATTCCTGGGCGTCCTCGTGGCGATCCCGAACTTCCTGCTCGCGGTGCTGCTGATCGCGGTCTTCAGCGTGGGCCTCGGCGCGCTGCCCCCGGCCGGCTGGGGCGGACCCGCCGAGCTGGTGCTGCCGGTCGCCGCGCTGGCCGTCGGCCCGCTCGCGTACCTGGCCCGCCTGGTGCACGTCGAGATGCTGCGGGTGCTGGCCGCGCCGTACCTCACGACGGCGCGCAGCAAGCGCCTGCCGGGCCGGCTGCTGCACGCCCGCCACGCACTGCCGAACATCGTGACCGCCAGCCTCACCGCGGGCGGGGTGGTCCTGACCAGCCTCGTCGCCGGGACGGTCCTGGTCGAGACGGTGTTCGTGATCCCGGGGATCGGATCGACGATCGTGTCCTCGATCGCCACCCGCGACTACCCGCTGATCCAGGGCCTGGTGCTCGTGTACGCCGCGCTCGTGCTCGCCGCGAACCTGCTGATCGACCTCGCCCTGGCCGCGCTGGACCCACGCTCGTCGATCGCGGAGGGATGA
- a CDS encoding ABC transporter substrate-binding protein — translation MTRQLRRTAAAAVVSVAALVLAACGSSGDPGGDPGQIVSGGTFTVALNDDPGSLSPFTGVSLVQRGLVRYGYESLAYITPEGEIVPWLAASWEQSPTSVTYTLKPGITCADGSPFTARTAAANIAYQADPANGTFGHGSSVAAGTTATAQGDTLTVTSATTNPFLLAGTGAVEMVCQAGLDDPGSLTDRTNGTALYALSSATPGASYTYTRRDGYTWGPGDVTSETAGLPDEIVGRVVTDEGTATNLLLSGELNAASIAGTDRRRIEAAGLDSVGVLNPIGEMLFNERPGRPTSDERVRRALTLALDRAAVGELVTDGEYVEPVSLVNKTPLSCVAGGPRWQLPATDLAAAGALLDEAGWIPGPDGRRARDGEPLTIRFLYDGGTPSHGAAAEELQQEWNAVGVTTELVAEDPAGWSTDLYQSYDWDTGFIQLTPGSPVVLSLFFLGETSENGGYNFMAVDNPEYEALARQAATAPSAEQACGLWQQAEAELVDRVDVFPLAETRSPTYMRGATFEMPGSITPTSIRMRG, via the coding sequence ATGACCCGACAGCTCCGGAGGACGGCGGCCGCGGCGGTCGTCTCGGTCGCGGCGCTGGTCCTGGCCGCGTGCGGCTCGTCCGGCGACCCCGGCGGGGATCCGGGGCAGATCGTGTCCGGCGGGACGTTCACCGTCGCGCTCAACGACGACCCGGGCAGCCTCTCGCCGTTCACCGGGGTCTCGCTCGTCCAGCGCGGCCTGGTGCGCTACGGCTACGAGTCGCTCGCCTACATCACCCCGGAGGGCGAGATCGTGCCGTGGCTCGCCGCGAGCTGGGAGCAGAGCCCGACGTCGGTCACCTACACCCTCAAACCGGGTATCACCTGCGCCGACGGGAGCCCGTTCACCGCACGGACGGCCGCGGCGAACATCGCGTACCAGGCCGACCCCGCGAACGGGACGTTCGGGCACGGGTCGTCGGTCGCGGCGGGGACGACCGCCACGGCGCAGGGGGACACGCTCACCGTCACCAGCGCCACGACCAACCCGTTCCTGCTCGCGGGCACCGGCGCGGTCGAGATGGTCTGCCAGGCCGGGCTGGACGACCCCGGCTCGCTGACCGACCGCACGAACGGCACCGCGCTCTACGCGCTGAGCTCCGCCACCCCGGGTGCCTCGTACACCTACACCAGGCGGGACGGCTACACCTGGGGCCCCGGCGACGTCACCAGCGAGACCGCCGGGCTGCCGGATGAGATCGTCGGCCGGGTCGTGACCGACGAGGGGACGGCGACGAACCTGCTGCTCTCCGGCGAGCTCAACGCCGCGTCCATCGCCGGGACCGACCGCAGGCGGATCGAGGCCGCCGGGCTGGACTCGGTCGGCGTGCTGAACCCGATCGGCGAGATGCTGTTCAACGAGCGCCCGGGCCGGCCGACCTCCGACGAGCGGGTGCGCCGGGCGCTGACGCTGGCCCTCGACCGCGCCGCGGTCGGGGAGCTCGTGACCGACGGCGAGTACGTCGAACCGGTCTCGCTGGTCAACAAGACCCCGCTGTCCTGCGTCGCGGGCGGCCCACGCTGGCAGCTCCCGGCGACCGACCTCGCCGCGGCCGGTGCGCTGCTCGACGAGGCGGGCTGGATCCCCGGCCCGGACGGGCGCCGGGCCAGGGACGGCGAGCCACTGACGATCCGGTTCCTCTACGACGGTGGCACCCCGTCGCACGGGGCCGCCGCCGAAGAACTGCAGCAGGAGTGGAACGCCGTCGGCGTCACCACCGAACTGGTGGCCGAGGACCCCGCCGGCTGGTCGACCGACCTCTACCAGAGCTACGACTGGGACACCGGGTTCATCCAGCTGACTCCCGGCAGCCCGGTCGTGCTGAGCCTGTTCTTCCTCGGTGAGACCTCGGAGAACGGCGGCTACAACTTCATGGCCGTCGACAACCCGGAGTACGAGGCGCTCGCGCGGCAGGCGGCCACGGCACCGTCGGCCGAGCAGGCCTGTGGGCTGTGGCAGCAGGCCGAGGCCGAGCTCGTCGACCGGGTGGACGTGTTCCCGCTGGCCGAGACCCGGTCGCCGACCTACATGCGCGGCGCCACGTTCGAGATGCCCGGCTCGATCACCCCGACCTCGATCCGGATGCGGGGCTGA